GCCAGCCCCTTCCGCGCGCCGTGAGTCGAAATGAAGTACTCCAACATGTTCATGCCTTCGCGGAAGTTCGTGGTGATCGGGTAGTCGATGATCCGACCGGTCGGGTCGGCCATGACTCCGCGGATGCCCGCCATCTGCGCCAGCTGAGCGCGGCTTCCTCGGGCTCCCGAGTCGATCATCATTCGGATTGGGTTGTTGCGGTCCATCTGCTCCAGAATGGCGTCGCCGATTTTCTTGGCCGCGCCGCTCCAAAGTTTCTCCTTCTGGTCCAGATACTCGTCCTCGGTCAGGATGCCCATGTCGTACTCTTCGCGAATTTCCGAGTCAACTTTCTGGGACTCGTCGACGACTTTGGCCTTTTCCTTCGGAATGACGATGGCCTGCATCTGGAAGCTGATGCCGCTGACGCCGGCCCAGTGATAACCGAGGTTCTTAATAGAGTCCAGCATGTTGACCAAGTCGTTGTGGCCCACCAAGTCAAAGGCGATATCAAGCAGCCGACTCAGGTCCTTTTTGCCCATCTGAATGTTGACAAACCGAAGGGCCTTAGGAAGAAGCTGGTTGAACAGGATTCGGCCGGGCGTCGTGATGAGCCATTTACGGCCGTCGTCAAGGAACTTGTCGCCGCCGCTCAGAAGCAAGTGCCATGACTCATCCCACCGCAAGTAAATGCGGCTGTTGACGTGGACGATCTCGTGGTCCAGCGCCGCCATGACGCTGTCCATGTCGCGGAAGTAATGATCCTGTCCGGGCTTGCCTTCGATCATGTTGGTGATGTGGTACAGCCCCAGCAGGATATCCTGCGTGGGAGACACGATCGGCTTTCCGCTGGCCGGCGACAGGAGGTTGTTGCTGGAAAGCATAAGCATCCGGGCTTCGGTCTGAGCTTCGATGGACAGAGGCACGTGAACGGCCATCTGGTCGCCGTCGAAGTCGGCGTTGAAGGCGGCGCAGGCCATGGGGTGAAGCCGAATGGCCTGTCCTTCCATCAGGATCGGCTCGAACGCCTGAATCCCCAGTCGGTGAAGCGTCGGGGCCCGGTTGAGCAGGACCGGGTGGTCCTTGATGATCTCTTCCAGAATGTCCCAAATGGCGTCGTTTTTCGCCCGCTCGATGAGCTTTTTGCCGTTCTTGACGTTGGTGGCAATGCCTCGCTCCACCAGCTTCTGGACGACAAAGGGTTTGAACAGCTCAAGGGCCATACGCTTGGGCAGCCCGCACTGGTGCAGTTTGAGGAACGGCCCGATGGCGATAACGGACCGGCCGGAGTAGTCAACCCGCTTGCCCAGAAGGTTCTGGCGGAACCGGCCTTTTTTGCCCCGAAGCAGGTCGGTCAGGCTCTTGAGCGGCCGGTTGCCCGCGCCAAGGACGACTTTCCCGTTCTTGCTCTGCCGGTTGTTGTCGATCAGTGAGTCAACAGCCTCCTGCAGCATGCGTTTTTCGTTGTGCTGCATAAGCTGGGGGGCTCTCGTGTCCTTGAGCCGCAACAGCCGGTTGTTCCGGTTGATGACCCGTCTGTACAGGTCGTTCAGGTCGCTCGTAGCGAACCGACCGCCGTCCAGCTGAACCATAGGACGAAGGTCCGGCGGAATGACCGGAAGCACGTCCAACACCATGGACTCAGGGCGGCAGCCGCCCCGACGGAATTCCTCCACCACCTGCAGGCGTTTGACGATCTTGCGGCGCTTCTGTCCCTTCGCTTCGGAGAGCTCTTCTCTCAGCTCCTGAGCCAAGTGGTCAGTGTCAATGCCCTTCAAGATCTCCCGAACGCCCTCGGCGCCGTAGTTGGCCTTGAACTTTTTGTCGTATCGGCTGCAGATTCTCTGCTCGCACCCGACAATCACTTCGCCCTCGGCAAACGGCGAATCGCCGGAGGAAATAACCAAATAACAGGCGTCCTCCACCACGACACTTTCCTTCTGGGATGTGAATCTTCCGGGGTACTTGCCGCAGAACAGGTCGTGTTCGGTAGCGCTCACCACGTCGTTCTTCTTGAACGGCAGGTGATTGACCGACATGACGACAAACTGCTCGTTGTTGCCGGCTTTCGCCCGCTCGACTTCCAGCTTCACGCCGGCGCCTCTCAGCTCGGCGAGTCGGCTTTCCGACAGGATCTCGCCAACGGCAAGCCCGCTGTCGCCGGCGTCAGACACGACCCAGGCCGGCTCAACCGTGAAGGAGTCTTCGCCATACTCGCCCGCAAGCCGAGTAATCTGCGGCGTGGAGATGATGTTTCCCTCTTCAAGGTCGATGTCGTCAACGGTCAGCAGGCGGTAAGCCACTTCGGCGCGGAACTTCCGGTCGTAGTGGCTGAGGCAGCGACGCTCGCTCTCGGAGATGACCCGCCCCTTGGGCGCCACTTCGGGATATTTCCCTTCGATGACGACCAAGTACGCCTCTTCACGCCGCCGATTGGCCGCGAAGTAAATGACCTTTTCCAGATCCTTAGTTGGGGTTCCCAGTAGCAGGCTGAGCCGGCTCGGAGTGCCCCTCAGGTACCACAGGTGAACGACCGGCGCGGCCAGCTCGATGTGACCCATCCGCTCGCGGCGAACTGACTTGTCCGTCACCTCGACGCCGCAGTGGTCGCAGACGACCCCCTGAAACTTGGGGCCGCTTTTCTTGTATTTGCCGCAGGCGCACTCGTAGCTCTTCGTGGGGCCGAAAATGCGCTCGCAGAACAGTCCGTCCCTTTCTGGTTTCAGGGTCCGATAGTTAATGGTCTCCGGCTTTTTCACCTCTCCATAGGAGAGCTTGCGAATCTCGTCTGCGTCTCCCAGCTTCACGCGGACGCCGACGATTTCCCGCTTCGCCATTATTCATCTTCCCCCTTTGCGTGAACGTCTTCAGTTTCTTCTTCTAAAACTTCTTCAGGTGCCTCGTCCTCTGGAGCCTCAGCGTCGAACCCTTCGGGCAGCTCTTCCGACGAGTCGTCAGGTTCGTCGGAATATTGGGAAACCGACGAGGCCGGTCTCGCGTGAATCATGTCCCGAGCCGTGATTGCGTCGATCTGAGCCAGCCGGTGGAAGTCGTGGTCCTCGTCGTCCACCAGCGGGCCAGACGTACCGTCCGAGTAGTCAATCTGAACGGTCAGCCCCAGCCCTTCCAGCTCTTTGACCAGGACTTTGAAGCTCTCCGGCACGCCGGGCTGAGTGAGGTTCTCGCCCTTGACGATTTTCTCGTACGTCTTGAGACGACCTTTAATGTCGTCCGACTTGACGGTGAGCATTTCCTGAAGGACGTGAGCAGCCCCGTAGCCCTGAAGGGCCCAGACTTCCATTTCTCCCAACCGCTGGCCGCCGAACTGGGCCTTGCCGCCCAACGGCTGCTGAGTGATCATGCTGTAGGGGCCGACGCTGCGGGCGTGCAGCTTGTCGTCCACCAAGTGGTGCAGCTTGAGCATGTACATGACACCCACGGTGCTGGGGTACTCCATCAGGTCGCCGGTTCGTCCATCGCGGAGCCGGATGGTGGCGCCGTCGCTCATCGTGGCGTAGTCCGGGTTCGTCGACGTGATCTTGTGAACCTGCTCGTAAATTTCGTGCTCTTCCGCGCCTTCAAAAACCGGCGTGGCCACGAACCAGTCGTTCTGCACGGCCACAAAGCCGAGAATGACTTCGAGCACCTGCCCTAAGTTCATTCGGCTGGGCACGCCCAGCGGGTTCAGGCACACGTCAACAGGCGTACCGTCAGGCAGATACGGCATGTCCTCCACCGGCAGAATCCGGGAGACGACGCCCTTGTTGCCGTGGCGCCCTGACATCTTGTCGCCCACGGTGATCTTGCGCAGCTGAGCGACGTAGACCTTGATCACCTCGTCGACGCCGGGCGACAGCGACTCGGGGTTGTTTTCCCTGTTTAGCCTCTTGATGCCGACGACTTTACCGCGCGTCCCGTGCGGAAGCCGCAGCGACGTATCGCGGACTTCTCCGGCCTTCTCGCCGAAGATGGCCCGAAGCAGTTTTTCTTGGGGCGTGTTATCCGACTCGCCTTTGGGCGAAACCTTGCCGACCAAGATATCTCCGGCTTCGACGTCGGCGCCGATTCTCACCACGCCGTCGTCGTCGATGTTCTTCAGGGCGTCGTCGCCCACGTTGGGAATATCCCGGGTGATCTCTTCCGGCCCCAGCTTGGTGTCCCGGCTTTCGATGCTGTACTCTTCGATATGGACGGACGAGAAGTAGTCTTCCTTCACGAGCCGTTCGGACAGCAGGATAGCGTCTTCGTAGTTGTAGCCTTCCCAAGGCACGAACGCCACAAGGACGTTACGGCCGAGCGCCAGCTCGCCCTGATCGACAGCCTGCCCGTCGGCCAGCACATCGCCGGCTTTAACCGCCTCGCCTTGGCTCACCAACGGCCGCTGGTGAATGATGGTGCCTTGGTTCGACCGGCGGAACTTGAGCATCTTATAGCTCTTGATCTGGCCAGAAGCCCCGCGGACTTCGATCCGATCGGCGTCCACGTAGCTGATCACCCCGTCAATCTCCGAAAGAATACACCGGCCCGAGTCCCGGGCAATGCGACCTTCGATGCCGCTGCCGACGCGGGGAGCTTCCGGCAGCAGAAGCGGCACGGCCTGACGCTGCATGTTGCTACCCATCAGGGCCCGGTTGGCGTCGTCGTGCTCCAAGAACGGGATAAGAGCCGTCGAAGCGGAAACGACCTGCTTGGACGACACGTCCAAGTAGTTGATCTGCTCGCGCGGCACTTCGACGATCTGGCCCTGATACCGGGCGTACACCGTCGACTCCAGCAATTTGCCGGTTTTCGGATCGTGCGGCGTGTTGGCCCGGCCGACGTAGCAATTGTCCTCTTCGTCGGCGGCCAGATAGACGACCTTATCGGCGCCCAGCTCAACGTAGCCGTTTTTCACCGGCCGGCGGGGCGTCATCAGGAAGCCGTATTCGTTGACCTTGGCATAGGTCCCCAAGGACGTCACCAGACCGATGTTCGGGCCTTCCGGCGTCTCAATGGGACAAATTCGGCCGTAGTGGGTGGCGTGCACGTCTCTGGCTTCAAATCCGGCTCTGTCTCGGGTCAGCCCGCCGGGGCCCAGCGCGGAAAGGCGCCGCCGGTGCGTCAGCCCGGCCAACGGGTTGTTCTGGTCCATGTACTGGGACAGCTGTCCTGAGCCGAAGAACTCTCGGATTTCCGACGTGACAGGACGAACGTTAATCAGGTCGCGGGCCGTAGCTTTGTACAGATCCGGAACGGTGGTCATCCGTTCCTTCACGTTCCGCTCCATGCGCAGCATGCCCTTGCGGAGTTCGCTCTGAAGCAACTCCCCGACCGACCGGACGCGCCGGTTGCCGAGGTGGTCAATGTCGTCGGTGTGAGCGTCGGTTATCTCCGGGAACCACGGGTCATCCCGCTGCTCTTCTTTGTCCCGCAGGGCCACGATTCCCTTGACGATGAGAATGAGGTCTTCCAGCGTGAGCAACCGGTTTGTCTCAGGAATTTTGAGCCCCAGACGACGGTTCACCTTGTAGCGGCCGACCCGCCCCAAGGTGTAGCGGTTCGGATCGGCAAACGTCTTGTTAAAGTAGTCTCTGGCGCTTTCGATTCGAGCCGGCTCGGACGGCCGCATGAGCCGAAAGATCTCCAGCATAGCTCCTTCGATGTTGTCCGCCTGTCCCTTCTCGCGTTCCGTCGCGATGGACGCGGCGATGACCGGGCAGACGTGCCACACTTTGAGCGCCGTGCGGCCTTGATCGAACAGACGCTGGATTTTTTCCTGCGTCAGAGTTTCGCCGGACGAGATCAGCTCATTGCCTTCCGAGTCGGTGACCGTCTCGGCGGAGAGGCGTCCGGACAGCCCGTCGCCGGTCAGGGAGACCATCTCTTCCGAGCCGCCGAAGGCCTTGATCAGCGTCTCGTTGTCGCCCAGACCAAACGCCTTGAGCAGCAGCGTCGCCGGCAGCTTCTTGCGGCTGTCCACGTTGACCATCAGCTTGTCACCGGTCATGACAAACTCCAGCCAAGCCCCCCGTTCCGGGATGATTTTGGCTGAATAGTTGTCGTTGCCCGACACGCTGGACTCGATCTTGTAGTAGCAGCCGGCACTGCGGGCGAGCTGGTTGACGACCACCCGTTCGGTGCCGTTGATAATAAAGGTTCCACGAGGCGTCATGACCGGGAAGTCGCCAAGGAATACCTGCTCCACAGCGATTTCCTGCGTCTTGCGGTTCACCAGACGGACGGTCAGACGAACCGGGCGGCTCCAGTTGCTGTCGCGCCGCTCCGCTTCCTCCTCGGTCATAGACGGCTCGTCGATGTCGTATTTGACGAATTCCAGTGCGAAGGTGCCGTCGTGGTTCTCAATAGGGAAGATCTCCGTCAGAAGCTCCTGAAGCCCTGTTTTTTCCCGCTGTTCCGGGTCAACGTCCTCCTGAAAAAACGACCGGTAGGAAACTCGCTGCACATCCACCATATCGGGGATTGGAATGAGATCATGCGCCCGGCCAAATGTCAGGCGCTGCCGGTTCTTTCCGACAGGGACGAACTCCGCCATGCGTACCACACCTTTCTTGTCGCTTAATTGCCCACACTGGAGACAGTAAAAAGGGCTGCATCCTGTCGTCTGACATGATGCAGCCCTCGCGTTCGGTGACGAATTCTTCCTGATACTGGAAGAATGGTGCCCAGGAGGAGACTTGAACTCCTACAGGCTAATGCCCACTAGAACCTGAATCTAGCGCGTCTACCAATTCCGCCACCCGGGCACTTCTTAACCGCGGGGTTCATTATAATCGTCCGAGAAAAATTTTGCAACTGGGAAAAAGATATTTCTCAGCGAAAAACTTTCGTCCTGTCTCATACCTTTTCCCCATCCCACGGACAATTCGGGGATAAATAAAGCGGCCTTCGGAAACCGAAGGCCGCTTCGTGCAGCTCTTATCCGCGGCGGCGCAGCGACGTGCGGTAGATGCGCCCCACCAGCTCAGGGGTCGCCTCGACGGGCGAGAGGTCAAGCAGGCCGCCCAGCGACGGCGTCTCTCTGGTCAGGCGAACGAGCGTGTCAATGTCAGCCTCGGTGTACCCTTCGTCGATCAGCTTGTGCGTGGCGCCCATCTTGAACAGCCAAGCTTCCACGTGATCGGCCGCCTCTTTGGCCTTGGTCGGGCACGCGGGGAAGTCCGCCGGAAGCATCGGGGCCAGAACACGGCGAAGCGTCTCGGCCCGGGCAGGCCAAATTTCCTCAATGACCGACGGAAGCAGCATAGCCAGCCCCAAACCGTGGGTCAGATCGGGCTTCACTGCCGACAGCGGGTGCTCCAGCGCGTGGGTCAGGTGAAGCATGCCGTTGTCGAACGCAATGCCGGCGATCATGGACGCGTAAAGCAGGAAGTAGCGAGCCTGCAGGTCCTTCGGGTCCTTCAAGGCAACCGGCAGCCAGCGGTCTACCAGCTCGATCGTCTCGGCAGCCATCATAATGCTGTACGGGCTGCTAAAAATCTTCGTCGTCGCGGCTTCGATGACGTGGTTGCACGCGTCGATGGACACGTAGCGGGTCTGGAAGGCCGACAGGCCGGTCATCAGAGCCGGATCGTCGATGGCGAAGACAGGATAGATGCAGTCATAAGCAATGGCCGGTTTGTACTTCTTGGAAACGATCGAGGCGACGGCAAACCGATCGACTTCGGTGCCTGTGCCGTGGGTCAGGTTAATCGCCACAAGCGGCGCCGCTTTTGTCGGCGTAAAGATCAGCTCGTACAGCTCGGTCGCGTTCTTGTCCGGGTACGACAACAGGATGGCCGCGCTCTTGCCGGCGTCAATCGGGCTGCCGCCGCCGATAGCCACAACCGCCGACGCTCCCTTGGCTCGTCCCATCGCGACAGCCTCGTCGATGTCCTCAACCTTCGGGTTCGGCGTGATCTTGTCATACAGAACGTAGTCCATACCGTGAGCAGCAAACGCCTTCGTCACGTGATCCCACGCGCCAGTCGTCTTATAGGCGCCGTGACCGGTCACGCAAAGGACGTGGCGCACGCCCCGCGAAGCAAGGTCAGCGCAGATCGCGTCGATCTTCTCGATGGCGCCAACTCCCAGGTATGCCACGTTGCGAGTGCGGATCTCCTGAACGTTACGAATGTCGATTTCCTTTTCCCACATGCAAATCGTCCCCCTCTCTAATAATAACCGGCATCAGTCGGTCTCGTGCCTCATTTAGCTGAACCCGCCGCTTCCCCGCGGCGGAAGGACAGAACCCCAATTCTGCCCGCTTCAGATTGTGAAAGCGTTCTTTTTCTTTACGAATATTGTACAACCGATGGCAGGACAATTCAACGGCCTTTTCAGTCGTTTTCTCTTTTCAGTCGTTTTCTCTTCTCAGTCTTTTTCGCCGACAAAAAACGCCGGAGCTCCCGCTCCGGCGCAAAACGACTAGCTATTCCCGGCCGTCCGGCCGGCATGACAGGTCAATTCCTCCCTCTTGAAGAAGCGTCCACAGCCTTTCGACGGCCCAGAGGGAAAACGTGGGACAGACCTCCCGGCGGCGCGCGTGTTCTGCCGGGGCTAAGTCTCGGCAGTTGAGCGAGCCGAAATGGTCTTCAAATTCTTCGTACAGCGCAGCCGACAGGGCCTTGAGCCGATCGTCCCGGCTTTCGAGTTCGCCCCCTTTGCCGAGCCAGCACCCCAACGCGGCGAGACAGCCAGAAAGGACGCCGCAGGTGGCTCCGGTTCCCATGCCTCCGCAGAAGGCGTTCAGCGCCCGCAAAGTTTGAGGAACCGGACGTCCGAGCGGCGACACGGCCATTCCAAACGTCGCCGGCGCACAGCAATACCCTTGCGTCCACCACGTTCGGTTGAGTTTTGCCAGTTCCTCCGGGGAGATCACTTTAATCCCCCGTGAGCGCGAGCCCACCCGGCGGCGGCGATGCCGGCTACAGCACCGTCGCGAACCGCCCCGGCAACTTGACGCAGAGCGCCGTCTCTCATGTCTCCGGCGACGAATACGCCGGGCAGTGACGTGGCCATGTCTGGGGCGCACTTCGCCCAGCCTTCGCTCGTCTTTTCGGGAGCCAAGTCGGCCTGAGGAAGCCGGCCGGCGCAGACGAACAGCGGAATTTCGTCGTCACAGCGCAGGACGGTCTGAGCGCCGTCGTCGGACGCGATGACGACCCGCTGAACCTTTTCTCCGCCGGAGATGGAAGTCACCCGACTGGCCGGGTAGGTCCGCACGTTCGGCAGCTTCTCGATGGCGAGGCGGAACTCGCTGACGGCAGCCAGCTCTCGTTCGATGAAAACGAGGTGAACTTCTTTTGTCCGGCCGGCGAGGTGAATCGCCTCTTTCGCCGCGCCGTCGCTGCCGCCGACGACGACGATTTCCTTTGCAGACAGGTCGTCCAGCCGGTCAAGCCCCAAGCCGCAGACGCCCAGTTCATCTTCCCCCGACAGGCCAAGCCGCCGCGGTTTTGTTCCAGTGGCGAGAACTGCCGCCGACGCCTCCCACTGGCCTTTCCGTCCGGACAGGTGAATCTGACCGTTCTGAACTTCAAGGCGAAGCACTTCGTCGACTGCCGCTTCAACCCCAGCCCGCTCAAGCTGGCCGGCCATCAGTTTGGCAAACTGTGGGCCGCTCAGCCCTTCTGAGACTCCGAGAAAGTGACTGACCAGCGACACCCGGCTGATTAAGCCGCCGATGCCGTTTTTGTCCAGGACCACAATCTTCGCTCCCCGCGCCCGAGCGTACAGGGCCGCGCTGACGCCGGCCGGACCGCCGCCGACAATCGCAACGTCGTATTTCATCCACTTCACCGCCTTTGGTATAGGTCGAATCACTTCATCTGAATGGAACCGGTCACTGAAAGCTGAACTCTTGCCGTTCCGGGCTCAACGGTCTCAGGAGCGGCCAACTCCGCTGACTTCATGTTGCTGAAGTTCCGGCAGTTGGTCACCGGGGTTTCCCCGTTCATATCCACAACTGAGATCGTACCAATTGAATATGAAGAGAACCCCAGATGTTTGGCGATCATATCGGCTTTTGCTTTGAACCGATCGAGCGCGCTCTTGACCAGCTGATCTTCAATTTCCGCCAGCCGAGAGCGGGAGACCCGACACTGAATTGACTCGACGGCGGCAATTTGGGAGACGTCGGCTGTCAGCTTGGAAAGCGCGTCAAAGTCCTTGCTGGAGACGGTGAAGCGAGCCGTGTCATACCACGCCTGCTTGCCTGAAATCGAGGACGACACGCCCGGAAGAGCCTGCCAGAAGCCTTCCCGGGTCGACGTCTGAAGCTGGACTTCTTTGACCTCGCGGATCGCCTGAGCGAGCTTGTTCGCTTTTTCGGTCACTTCAGCCGCGGCTTTTTGACGGTCGGGGTCGTGAGCTGACACGACAAAATCGACTTCCATTAAGTCTCTAGCTACCAGCTGGTCGGCCGTGGCCGACAGGTTCACCACGTTTTGATCCAATTCCGCTTGGGCCGCGCTGGCAAATGACGCCGCCAAAACGAAGGCCGCCAACAGTCCTTTGAGTTTACCGCTCACTCTTCTCATAGCTTTCTCTCCTTTCACAGGGACAAGTCCTGAACCGAGCGCTCAACCCGCCAATGACGAGGAATGCCAGCGCCGAATTGGACAGCGACTTTATCAGATTAAACGGTATGATTGCCGGCACGAGCATGGAGACGACCACCTGCCGGGGCACGCCGAGAAACCACACGGTCATGACGAGGTTCAGCGGAATCATCAGCAGCGTCATGACCAATGAGCCGAGAAGAAGCCCTTTAGCAAGGCTCCCGGAGCTGCACCGCCGCCGGTACAAGAACGACGGAATGGCTACGAGAGCGCTGGTCGCCACGATGTGCATGACAAGGCCGATTGGGCCCGACCCCGAGCTGACCGTCAAAGTCTGAATCAGCGAAGCAGCAACCGTGACGGCGAGGCCGGCGCCGGGACCGTACAACAGCCCGGCGAGGATCATCGGCACGTCGCCGGGCTCGTATTCAAGAAACGGCGCCTGCGGCAGGATAGGGAAACGAATCGCTAGGATGAGTATGACGCTCAGGCAGGTCAAAAAAGCGAGCCGAGTCAGCTTGTGGACGCGAAACGACGCGCCGTTTTCCTCTCTGCCCTCGGGAAGAAACGTCTTCATTCAGCTTTTCAGCCGCCGGGCGACAAGGTACCGATCGTACAGCTTGAACAGCGCCTGAGTCCCGTCGTTTTCTCCCCCGTCCTCGGCCAGCTGGCGGTACAACTTGTCGGCCAGCTCAAGCCCGGGCAGCTGGAGGTTCATCTCCCGGGCGGACTGGAGGGCGATCCCCATGTCCTTGATGAAGTGCTTGACGTAAAAGCCCGGCTTGTAGTTGCCCGAAAGCATCTGAGGCCACCGGTTGTCCAGCGTCCAACTGGCGGCAGCGCCCTTCGACACACTGGCCATGACCGACTCGGGATCAAGCCCCGCGGCCTTGGCATAACAAAGCGCTTCCGAGACGGCGACCATGCCGGAGGCGATCAGAATCTGGTTGACCATCTTCGTGTGCTGACCCATTCCCGCACCGCCTTGGCGGTGAACCTCCGTCCCCATGGCGCTCAAAAGCCCGCGCGCCTTTTCAAACGCCTCCTCCGTCCCACCGACCATAATCGACAGCGTTCCTTTGGCGGCGCCGGTGTCGCCGCCGGAGACCGGCGCGTCCAAGCAGAACAGTCCGCGCTGGGCTCCATCGTGGGCGATCTGAGCGGCCAGCGTTGGGCTGGACGTGGTCATATCCACCAAAAGCGTTCCTGGCGCGGCCGCCTCAATGAGTCCGCTGGGACCAAGGTAAATTTCCTTTACGTCGGCCGGGAAGCCGACCATCGTGATGACGGCGTCGCTGCCCTGAGCCGTTTGGGCCGGGCTGTCACACCAGACGGCGCCGCTTTCCAAGGGTTTTTTAGCGGTCTCTTTCCTGCGGGTGAAGACCCGAAGGCTGTACCCCGCTTTCAGCAAATTCGACGCCATTCCCCGTCCCATGACGCCAATACCGATGAAGCCTACTGTGCGAATTGAACTCTGTGTCAATGGAATGCCTCCCCGTCGCTGTGTATATGTTTATTATACCGAGGAACGAAAAAACCATATCGGTTCGTTGACGGCTTT
This is a stretch of genomic DNA from Jonquetella anthropi DSM 22815. It encodes these proteins:
- a CDS encoding NAD(P)/FAD-dependent oxidoreductase; its protein translation is MKYDVAIVGGGPAGVSAALYARARGAKIVVLDKNGIGGLISRVSLVSHFLGVSEGLSGPQFAKLMAGQLERAGVEAAVDEVLRLEVQNGQIHLSGRKGQWEASAAVLATGTKPRRLGLSGEDELGVCGLGLDRLDDLSAKEIVVVGGSDGAAKEAIHLAGRTKEVHLVFIERELAAVSEFRLAIEKLPNVRTYPASRVTSISGGEKVQRVVIASDDGAQTVLRCDDEIPLFVCAGRLPQADLAPEKTSEGWAKCAPDMATSLPGVFVAGDMRDGALRQVAGAVRDGAVAGIAAAGWARAHGGLK
- a CDS encoding SIMPL domain-containing protein (The SIMPL domain is named for its presence in mouse protein SIMPL (signalling molecule that associates with mouse pelle-like kinase). Bacterial member BP26, from Brucella, was shown to assemble into a channel-like structure, while YggE from E. coli has been associated with resistance to oxidative stress.) — translated: MRRVSGKLKGLLAAFVLAASFASAAQAELDQNVVNLSATADQLVARDLMEVDFVVSAHDPDRQKAAAEVTEKANKLAQAIREVKEVQLQTSTREGFWQALPGVSSSISGKQAWYDTARFTVSSKDFDALSKLTADVSQIAAVESIQCRVSRSRLAEIEDQLVKSALDRFKAKADMIAKHLGFSSYSIGTISVVDMNGETPVTNCRNFSNMKSAELAAPETVEPGTARVQLSVTGSIQMK
- a CDS encoding ECF transporter S component yields the protein MKTFLPEGREENGASFRVHKLTRLAFLTCLSVILILAIRFPILPQAPFLEYEPGDVPMILAGLLYGPGAGLAVTVAASLIQTLTVSSGSGPIGLVMHIVATSALVAIPSFLYRRRCSSGSLAKGLLLGSLVMTLLMIPLNLVMTVWFLGVPRQVVVSMLVPAIIPFNLIKSLSNSALAFLVIGGLSARFRTCPCERRESYEKSER
- a CDS encoding NAD(P)-dependent oxidoreductase, with product MTQSSIRTVGFIGIGVMGRGMASNLLKAGYSLRVFTRRKETAKKPLESGAVWCDSPAQTAQGSDAVITMVGFPADVKEIYLGPSGLIEAAAPGTLLVDMTTSSPTLAAQIAHDGAQRGLFCLDAPVSGGDTGAAKGTLSIMVGGTEEAFEKARGLLSAMGTEVHRQGGAGMGQHTKMVNQILIASGMVAVSEALCYAKAAGLDPESVMASVSKGAAASWTLDNRWPQMLSGNYKPGFYVKHFIKDMGIALQSAREMNLQLPGLELADKLYRQLAEDGGENDGTQALFKLYDRYLVARRLKS